In the Bacillus shivajii genome, one interval contains:
- the tmk gene encoding dTMP kinase: MSVFITFEGGEGAGKTTVLQSVKEQLINQGYEVIATREPGGSVIAEKVRDVILNPDHTEMDERTEALLYAAARRQHLVETVTPKLDEGCIVLCDRFIDSSLVYQGVARGIGVEEVRQMNLFATGGLMPDLTCYVDIEPEVGLKRIEEHKGREYNRLDQEKIDFHLMVRDAYLTLAKQEPIRIQTIDGAQPLDEVVDRTMKVINHYLNKTNSR; this comes from the coding sequence GTGAGTGTATTTATTACATTTGAAGGTGGAGAAGGAGCTGGGAAAACGACAGTTCTACAGTCCGTAAAAGAGCAGTTAATAAACCAAGGGTATGAAGTTATAGCGACTAGAGAACCAGGAGGTAGTGTAATTGCAGAAAAAGTACGCGATGTAATCTTAAATCCAGATCATACAGAAATGGATGAACGGACGGAAGCGCTACTTTATGCAGCGGCAAGGAGGCAGCATTTGGTCGAGACTGTGACTCCGAAGTTAGATGAGGGGTGCATTGTCCTTTGTGATCGTTTTATTGATAGTAGTCTCGTTTATCAAGGAGTTGCAAGAGGCATTGGGGTAGAGGAAGTTCGCCAAATGAATTTGTTTGCCACAGGTGGATTAATGCCAGATTTAACTTGTTATGTTGATATCGAACCAGAAGTAGGCTTGAAACGAATTGAAGAACATAAAGGTCGGGAATATAACCGATTAGATCAAGAAAAGATTGATTTTCATTTAATGGTTCGTGATGCGTATCTAACGTTAGCTAAACAAGAACCAATCCGAATTCAAACGATTGATGGTGCACAACCACTTGATGAAGTGGTGGATCGTACGATGAAGGTTATTAACCATTACTTAAATAAAACGAATTCAAGATAA
- a CDS encoding cyclic-di-AMP receptor: MKLIMAVVQDKDSNRLSDALIENDYRATKLASTGGFLKSGNTTFMIGTEDKNLEDVLQIIKDNCKSREQLVAPISPMGGNADSYVPYPVEVQVGGATVFVLPVEQFEKF; the protein is encoded by the coding sequence ATGAAGTTAATTATGGCTGTTGTGCAGGATAAAGATAGTAACCGTTTGTCAGATGCGCTCATTGAAAATGATTATCGAGCAACAAAATTGGCAAGTACCGGTGGATTTTTAAAATCAGGAAACACAACGTTTATGATTGGTACAGAAGATAAAAACCTAGAAGATGTTCTCCAAATCATCAAGGATAACTGTAAGTCGCGAGAGCAGCTTGTTGCACCAATATCACCAATGGGAGGCAACGCAGATTCTTACGTGCCATATCCAGTTGAAGTTCAAGTTGGTGGAGCGACTGTATTTGTTTTGCCTGTTGAGCAATTTGAAAAGTTTTAA
- the holB gene encoding DNA polymerase III subunit delta', whose protein sequence is MSWEQLEEIQPTVVKMLTNSLKKERLAHAYLFEGSRGTGKKDVALMLAKAFFCTNRDGVEPCQMCAECKRVTSGNHPDVHFIRPDGQSIKVDQIRQLKKEFSYRGMESTKKVYLVEDAEKMTVAAANSILKFLEEPGGESLAILMTTQYHQVIKTIVSRSQTLTFSPLSPDRLIDRLVKDGINETEARTVAQITADMDEAKQFCQENWIAHGRNKVIQLIDEIYLRPKYAFITLQDGWISFFQNKKDMQIGLDLMMIWYRDVLRIQVNQEDEIVYIDQLEKLQEHALKQSQRKLGANLQAVMDAKRRLDANTAPQLLMEQLLLRLQEG, encoded by the coding sequence ATGTCTTGGGAGCAATTAGAAGAAATACAACCCACCGTTGTTAAGATGCTGACAAACAGTTTAAAGAAAGAACGTTTAGCACATGCTTATTTATTTGAAGGCAGCCGTGGTACAGGGAAGAAAGATGTTGCGTTGATGTTAGCAAAAGCTTTCTTTTGTACAAATAGGGATGGGGTAGAACCATGTCAAATGTGCGCAGAATGTAAGCGCGTGACATCAGGAAACCATCCAGATGTTCACTTCATTCGTCCTGATGGGCAATCTATAAAAGTTGACCAAATTCGTCAGCTAAAAAAAGAATTTAGTTATCGAGGAATGGAATCAACAAAAAAAGTATACCTTGTGGAAGATGCTGAAAAGATGACGGTAGCAGCAGCTAACAGCATATTGAAATTTTTAGAAGAACCAGGTGGAGAGTCACTAGCAATTTTAATGACAACGCAATATCATCAAGTTATAAAAACGATTGTCTCTAGATCACAAACGTTAACATTTTCCCCTCTCTCCCCAGATCGTTTAATAGATCGTCTGGTAAAGGATGGAATTAATGAAACGGAAGCGAGAACAGTCGCGCAAATAACAGCGGATATGGATGAAGCGAAACAGTTTTGCCAAGAGAATTGGATTGCACATGGAAGAAACAAAGTGATACAATTAATTGATGAGATTTATTTGCGTCCAAAATACGCTTTCATTACTTTGCAAGATGGATGGATATCTTTTTTCCAAAATAAAAAGGATATGCAAATTGGATTGGATCTAATGATGATCTGGTATAGAGATGTGTTGCGTATACAAGTCAATCAAGAGGACGAGATTGTTTATATAGATCAACTGGAAAAGCTTCAAGAGCATGCTTTGAAGCAAAGTCAGAGAAAGCTGGGAGCAAACCTCCAGGCGGTAATGGATGCGAAAAGAAGGTTGGATGCAAATACCGCTCCCCAGCTATTAATGGAGCAATTGCTCCTTCGTTTACAGGAGGGATAA
- a CDS encoding PSP1 domain-containing protein has translation MHRVVGVRFKKAGKIYYFSPGEIDIKVDDYVIVETARGIEFGKVVIGIKEVDEKDVVLPLKNVLRLANEKDKLIVEENRHESQKAYDVCLSKINEHNLDMKLVDVEYTFDRNKVLFYFTADGRIDFRELVKDLASIFRTRIELRQIGVRDEAKMLGGIGPCGRMLCCSTFLGDFEPVSIKMAKDQNLSLNPTKISGLCGRLMCCLKYENDMYETAKKELPDLNEEMNTSYGKGKVVGLNMLERLVQVELFESKRVIEYTLDELMNEGAITTETTK, from the coding sequence GTGCATCGAGTAGTAGGTGTTCGGTTTAAAAAAGCCGGGAAGATCTATTATTTCTCACCCGGTGAGATAGATATAAAAGTTGATGACTATGTCATCGTAGAAACCGCTCGTGGTATCGAGTTTGGTAAAGTTGTCATTGGAATAAAGGAAGTTGACGAAAAGGATGTCGTTCTTCCCCTAAAGAATGTCCTTCGGCTTGCAAATGAGAAGGACAAGCTCATCGTGGAAGAAAACCGTCACGAATCACAAAAGGCGTATGACGTATGTTTAAGTAAAATCAATGAGCATAACTTAGATATGAAGCTTGTTGATGTTGAATATACGTTTGACCGAAATAAAGTGCTCTTTTATTTCACTGCTGATGGACGGATAGATTTCCGTGAACTTGTAAAAGATTTAGCGTCAATCTTCCGTACCCGCATTGAATTGCGTCAAATCGGGGTACGAGATGAGGCGAAAATGCTAGGCGGCATAGGTCCTTGTGGCCGCATGCTTTGTTGTTCGACATTTTTAGGGGATTTTGAGCCTGTGTCGATTAAAATGGCAAAGGACCAAAACCTATCATTAAATCCAACAAAAATTTCCGGTTTGTGTGGAAGACTCATGTGTTGTTTAAAATATGAAAATGATATGTATGAAACAGCGAAAAAAGAGTTACCAGATTTAAATGAAGAAATGAACACAAGCTATGGAAAAGGAAAAGTTGTAGGTTTAAATATGTTAGAGCGGCTTGTTCAGGTCGAGCTTTTTGAATCAAAACGAGTGATTGAATATACGTTAGATGAGCTCATGAATGAAGGAGCCATCACCACGGAAACCACGAAATAA
- the yabA gene encoding DNA replication initiation control protein YabA yields the protein MNKKEIFTRVSQMEERIGGLHHELGELKEQLALLLEENHHLQMENENLRTRMNKETVQAEEQEEKETVNNEKADEKTTSRVKGDFGEGYDNLARLYQEGFHICNYHYGSIRQEGDCLFCLSFLNKGTVTKTNKK from the coding sequence GTGAATAAAAAGGAAATCTTCACGCGTGTCAGCCAAATGGAAGAACGAATAGGTGGTCTTCACCATGAGTTAGGAGAGCTGAAAGAACAATTGGCTCTTCTTCTTGAAGAGAACCATCATTTGCAAATGGAAAATGAGAATTTACGAACTCGCATGAATAAGGAAACGGTTCAAGCAGAAGAACAAGAAGAGAAAGAAACAGTCAATAATGAAAAAGCAGATGAAAAAACAACAAGCCGTGTAAAAGGTGATTTTGGAGAAGGATATGATAACCTAGCACGTCTGTATCAAGAAGGGTTTCACATTTGTAATTATCATTATGGCAGTATACGTCAAGAAGGAGATTGCTTATTTTGTCTATCCTTCTTAAATAAAGGAACAGTTACGAAAACGAATAAGAAGTAA
- a CDS encoding tRNA1(Val) (adenine(37)-N6)-methyltransferase encodes MVDNKYERIDYMPGKRRYIYQRSDVFSFSMDAVLLAKFVTLPSKGKVIDLCAGNGAVPLMMSLRTNAEILGVEIQEPLCELANKSIQYNELEEQIRMVNQDITLLNSEVSWGKYDVVTCNPPYFPVTAEKGKNENMRVSLARHEIACSLEDIIRIASRLVKSYGKFAMVHRPERIVDIVSLMRMYKVEPKRIQYVHPKAGKEANMVFIEGVRDGRQGLKTLAPFFVYEDGQRYTKEFQDHYERS; translated from the coding sequence ATGGTTGATAATAAATATGAACGAATCGATTACATGCCAGGAAAAAGACGTTATATCTATCAAAGAAGCGATGTTTTCTCCTTTTCGATGGATGCTGTTTTGCTGGCGAAATTTGTGACACTTCCTTCTAAGGGTAAGGTCATTGATTTATGTGCCGGAAATGGAGCAGTTCCATTAATGATGTCACTTCGAACAAATGCTGAAATCCTTGGTGTCGAAATTCAAGAACCATTATGCGAGTTAGCAAATAAAAGCATTCAGTATAATGAACTAGAAGAACAAATTCGTATGGTGAATCAGGATATTACATTGCTAAACTCAGAAGTTAGTTGGGGGAAATACGATGTCGTAACATGCAACCCGCCATATTTTCCTGTGACGGCAGAAAAGGGCAAAAATGAGAATATGCGTGTCTCACTTGCAAGACATGAAATTGCTTGTTCGTTAGAAGATATTATACGTATAGCTTCAAGACTTGTTAAGTCATACGGAAAATTTGCGATGGTTCACCGTCCCGAGAGGATCGTTGATATTGTCTCATTAATGAGAATGTATAAAGTAGAGCCAAAACGAATTCAATATGTACACCCGAAGGCAGGTAAAGAAGCGAATATGGTTTTTATTGAAGGTGTTCGAGACGGAAGACAAGGGTTAAAAACGTTAGCGCCATTTTTTGTATATGAAGACGGACAAAGATATACGAAGGAGTTTCAAGACCATTATGAACGATCGTAA
- a CDS encoding GIY-YIG nuclease family protein produces MNDRKHFVYILKCKDNTFYTGYTTNVGRRLKMHEQGKGAKYTRGRSPLLLVHEECFSTKTEALQREHEIKQLSRSEKLVLIKDKKVEKHEHSKKL; encoded by the coding sequence ATGAACGATCGTAAACACTTTGTGTACATATTGAAATGCAAGGATAATACGTTTTATACAGGATATACGACAAATGTCGGACGAAGATTAAAGATGCATGAGCAAGGAAAAGGTGCAAAATATACGAGAGGGAGATCGCCTCTTCTTCTAGTCCATGAAGAATGTTTTTCGACAAAGACGGAAGCATTACAAAGGGAACATGAGATCAAACAATTGTCGCGTTCGGAGAAACTCGTATTAATAAAGGATAAGAAGGTGGAAAAACATGAACATTCAAAGAAGCTATAA
- the rsmI gene encoding 16S rRNA (cytidine(1402)-2'-O)-methyltransferase, translated as MNIQRSYKGETGGALYLVPTPIGNLQDMTYRAVDILKTSDLIAAEDTRHTKKLCHAFEIDTPLISYHEHNKRERETELVEKIKSGQIIALVSDAGMPAISDPGADLASRCIKENLSVIPLPGANAALCALITSGLSTEAFTFLGFLNRKKKEKDVILEQWKLTKSSLIIYEAPHRIKETLQSINDVLGDRNIALCRELTKQFETIMRGRTMEILEDIQQSGIKGECVLVIEGASEEEVSDATEPQWWENLSTKAHVDVYIDQGESSKDAIKKTAKDRGVKKRDVYQVYHVDEQQ; from the coding sequence ATGAACATTCAAAGAAGCTATAAAGGAGAGACAGGAGGAGCCTTGTATCTTGTTCCGACACCGATAGGTAACTTGCAAGACATGACATATCGTGCAGTTGACATTTTAAAAACATCCGACCTTATTGCGGCAGAAGATACTAGGCATACGAAAAAACTATGTCATGCTTTTGAAATCGATACGCCATTAATTAGCTACCATGAGCATAATAAACGGGAGCGGGAAACTGAGTTAGTTGAAAAAATAAAAAGCGGGCAAATAATCGCTTTAGTTAGTGATGCAGGAATGCCAGCTATTTCAGATCCTGGAGCTGATTTAGCATCAAGATGTATTAAAGAAAATTTATCTGTTATTCCTTTACCTGGGGCAAACGCTGCATTATGTGCACTTATTACATCAGGGCTTTCCACTGAGGCATTTACATTTTTAGGATTTTTAAATCGGAAAAAGAAAGAGAAGGATGTAATTTTAGAGCAATGGAAACTGACAAAAAGTTCATTGATTATTTATGAAGCCCCCCATCGTATAAAAGAAACATTACAATCAATTAATGATGTACTAGGCGATCGAAATATTGCTTTGTGTCGAGAATTGACAAAACAATTCGAGACGATTATGAGAGGGCGAACAATGGAAATACTTGAAGATATTCAGCAATCGGGTATAAAAGGGGAATGTGTTCTCGTGATTGAAGGAGCATCAGAAGAAGAAGTGAGTGATGCTACTGAACCACAGTGGTGGGAAAATTTATCGACAAAAGCTCACGTTGACGTTTATATTGACCAAGGTGAATCTTCTAAGGACGCGATTAAAAAGACTGCCAAAGATCGAGGCGTAAAAAAAAGAGATGTTTATCAAGTATATCATGTTGATGAGCAACAATAA
- a CDS encoding AbrB/MazE/SpoVT family DNA-binding domain-containing protein, translating to MKSTGIVRKVDELGRVVIPIELRRTLDIAEKDALEIYVDDDRIVLKKYKPNMTCQVTGEVSDDNLSIADGKIILSPNGAKEIVKELESYISKQEK from the coding sequence ATGAAATCTACTGGGATTGTACGTAAAGTTGACGAATTAGGACGTGTTGTTATACCAATCGAACTACGTCGTACATTAGATATTGCAGAAAAAGACGCTCTTGAAATTTATGTCGATGACGACCGAATTGTACTTAAAAAATATAAACCAAACATGACTTGTCAAGTAACTGGGGAAGTTTCTGATGACAACTTGTCAATTGCTGATGGTAAAATTATTTTAAGTCCTAATGGTGCAAAAGAAATTGTCAAAGAACTTGAGAGCTACATCTCAAAACAAGAGAAATAA
- the metG gene encoding methionine--tRNA ligase, protein MSEERKTFYITTPIYYPSAKLHIGHAYTTVAGDAMARYKRMRGYDVTYLTGTDEHGQKIEQKAKEKGVTPQVFVDDIVADIQQLWKKLDISYDDFIRTTEDRHKKVVAKIFDQLLEQGDIYLDEYEGWYSISDETFYTETQLVDKEYDDDGNIIGGKSPDSGHPVEKVREQSYFFRMSKYADRLLKFYEENPEFIQPEARKNEMINNFIKPGLEDLAVSRTSFDWGVKVNKDPKHVVYVWIDALSNYITALGYGSDNDEKYHKFWPADVHLVGKEIVRFHTIYWPIMLMALDLPLPKKVFGHGWLLMKDGKMSKSKGNVVDPVPLIDRYGLDALRYYLLREVPFGSDGVFTPEGFVERVNYDLANDLGNLLNRTVAMVNKYFDGEIPNYVKDATPFDESLVELVNATVDKVEKALEDMEFSVALTAIWQLVSRTNKYIDETQPWILAKDEDAKEQLGSVMYHLAESLRYISILIQPFMTETPNKIWQQLGISESETTWESIQSFGQLNNGTRVVKKGEPLFPRLDVQEEVAHIVETMGGTVITEEDKKEEEEAMEAPEVDEITIDDFTKVDLRVAEIIEAEKVKKADKLLKIQLDLGFEKRQVVSGIAKYYSPEELVGKKVICVTNLKPVKLRGELSQGMILAGSNNDDLTLATVESSLPNGSQVK, encoded by the coding sequence ATGTCAGAAGAGAGAAAGACGTTTTATATTACAACGCCAATTTATTACCCAAGTGCAAAGCTTCATATTGGTCATGCGTATACGACAGTTGCAGGAGATGCGATGGCTCGTTATAAGCGTATGCGTGGATATGATGTGACGTATTTAACAGGAACAGATGAGCATGGACAAAAAATTGAACAAAAAGCAAAAGAAAAGGGAGTAACTCCTCAAGTATTTGTTGATGATATCGTAGCTGATATTCAACAATTATGGAAGAAGCTTGATATTTCTTATGACGACTTTATTCGTACAACAGAGGATCGTCATAAGAAAGTTGTCGCTAAAATCTTTGATCAGCTGTTAGAACAAGGCGACATTTATTTAGATGAATATGAAGGCTGGTACTCAATTTCTGATGAAACGTTCTACACAGAGACACAGCTTGTCGACAAAGAGTATGATGATGATGGCAACATTATTGGTGGAAAAAGCCCTGATAGCGGCCACCCAGTAGAAAAGGTAAGAGAACAATCATACTTTTTCCGTATGAGTAAATATGCTGATCGACTTCTTAAGTTTTACGAAGAAAACCCAGAATTCATTCAGCCTGAAGCCCGTAAAAATGAGATGATTAATAACTTCATTAAACCAGGCCTTGAAGATTTAGCTGTGTCTAGAACTTCTTTTGACTGGGGTGTTAAAGTCAATAAAGATCCGAAGCACGTTGTGTATGTTTGGATCGATGCGTTATCAAATTATATTACAGCATTAGGCTATGGTAGTGACAATGACGAAAAGTACCATAAATTTTGGCCAGCTGATGTCCACTTAGTAGGAAAAGAAATTGTCCGTTTCCATACGATCTATTGGCCAATTATGCTAATGGCTCTTGATTTACCACTCCCGAAAAAAGTGTTTGGTCATGGTTGGCTGTTAATGAAAGACGGTAAAATGTCAAAGTCAAAAGGCAATGTCGTTGATCCTGTCCCATTAATTGATCGTTACGGGCTTGATGCTTTACGCTACTACTTACTACGTGAAGTTCCATTCGGTTCTGATGGTGTCTTTACACCTGAAGGCTTTGTGGAGCGGGTAAACTATGATCTTGCTAATGACTTAGGAAATTTATTAAATCGAACGGTTGCAATGGTCAACAAATATTTCGATGGTGAAATCCCTAATTATGTAAAGGATGCTACGCCATTTGACGAGTCCCTTGTCGAATTAGTTAATGCAACGGTTGATAAAGTAGAAAAGGCACTTGAAGATATGGAATTCTCTGTGGCATTAACAGCTATTTGGCAATTAGTTAGTCGCACGAATAAATATATTGATGAAACCCAACCATGGATTCTTGCGAAGGATGAAGATGCAAAAGAACAGTTAGGATCAGTTATGTATCACTTAGCTGAATCGCTACGTTATATTTCAATCTTAATCCAGCCTTTTATGACGGAAACTCCAAATAAGATTTGGCAGCAACTTGGTATTTCTGAAAGTGAAACGACATGGGAATCCATTCAATCATTCGGTCAATTAAATAATGGCACAAGAGTTGTTAAAAAAGGTGAACCACTCTTCCCGCGCCTTGACGTACAAGAAGAAGTCGCACATATCGTTGAAACAATGGGTGGCACAGTTATTACTGAAGAAGACAAAAAGGAAGAGGAAGAAGCAATGGAAGCACCAGAAGTCGATGAAATTACAATTGATGATTTTACAAAGGTAGACCTTCGTGTAGCAGAAATAATTGAAGCTGAAAAAGTGAAAAAAGCAGATAAGTTATTAAAAATCCAGCTTGATTTAGGCTTTGAAAAACGCCAAGTCGTTTCAGGAATTGCAAAATATTACAGTCCTGAAGAGCTCGTCGGAAAAAAAGTGATTTGTGTAACGAATCTAAAGCCTGTTAAACTTCGTGGCGAATTATCTCAAGGAATGATTCTAGCAGGATCTAACAATGATGATTTAACACTTGCAACAGTAGAAAGCTCGTTACCAAACGGCTCCCAAGTAAAGTAA
- a CDS encoding TatD family hydrolase, translated as MLFDTHVHLNADQYEEDVEEVIERAKEAGVENMVVVGFDEKTILKAMDLVEKYDFLYAAVGWHPVDAIDLEDRHLQWIEELSAHPKVVAIGETGLDYHWDKSPKDVQKEVFRKQIHLAKKVNLPIIIHDREAHADIVEVLKEENAQEVGGVMHCFGGDAEIAKECLDMNFYISFGGLVTFKNAKLPKAVAKEVPLDRLLIETDAPFLAPHPYRGKRNEPAYVKLVAEQIAELREMSYEDFANETTKNAQKLFGLI; from the coding sequence ATGTTATTTGATACACATGTTCATTTAAATGCAGATCAGTACGAAGAAGATGTTGAAGAAGTCATTGAACGAGCGAAAGAGGCAGGCGTAGAAAATATGGTCGTTGTCGGATTTGATGAAAAAACGATCCTTAAAGCGATGGACCTTGTAGAAAAGTACGACTTCTTATATGCAGCAGTTGGTTGGCATCCAGTTGATGCAATTGATTTAGAAGATCGTCATCTTCAATGGATTGAAGAGTTGTCTGCTCATCCAAAAGTTGTCGCTATCGGTGAAACAGGGTTAGATTATCATTGGGATAAATCACCAAAGGATGTGCAAAAGGAAGTATTTAGAAAACAAATCCATTTAGCGAAGAAAGTAAATTTACCAATTATTATTCATGACCGTGAAGCTCACGCAGACATCGTTGAAGTTTTAAAAGAGGAAAATGCACAAGAGGTTGGTGGGGTTATGCATTGTTTTGGTGGTGATGCGGAGATTGCAAAAGAATGTCTTGATATGAACTTTTACATTTCATTTGGAGGTCTTGTTACGTTTAAAAATGCAAAGCTGCCAAAGGCAGTAGCAAAAGAAGTCCCACTAGATCGTTTATTGATCGAGACTGATGCACCATTTCTTGCACCACACCCTTATCGTGGTAAACGAAATGAACCTGCCTATGTCAAACTAGTAGCTGAACAAATAGCAGAGCTTCGTGAGATGAGTTATGAAGATTTTGCAAACGAAACAACGAAAAATGCGCAAAAACTTTTCGGGTTAATTTGA
- a CDS encoding G5 and 3D domain-containing protein, with translation MNQWMKQFLSSFSWRKIAISSVGLLVIMSMVGFAIYEVTKTSVTVKAEEKEETIYTHASTVGEVLKKQGIDVGEHDYIEPTLDTAITEAMKIVYIPAQQIVVNLEGDMRTVWTIASTVQELMVEIGVEVKEHDVIEPSLNDELTANTKVKYEEAFLVTLTSDGEEQEVWTTSTTVADLLEREEITLDELDRVEPATDKALNKEAEVQVVRVEKVTDVVEETIDYATVTRNDSSLNRGSEKVVQGGQEGKVEKHYEVIFEDGEEVSRELIKEEVVKESEDRVVAVGTRNPTPTVSRDNSSSSSSDGSWQTFNATAYTAYCNGCSGITATGINLRENPNANVIAVDPNVIPLGTRVEVKGYGTFLAADTGGAIRGNKIDIFMPNRSDATAFGRRSVQIRIVD, from the coding sequence ATGAATCAATGGATGAAGCAGTTTCTTTCCAGTTTTTCTTGGAGGAAAATTGCCATATCCAGCGTAGGTCTCTTAGTAATCATGAGTATGGTAGGATTTGCGATATACGAAGTAACAAAGACATCAGTTACCGTTAAAGCAGAAGAGAAAGAAGAAACAATTTATACTCATGCATCTACTGTAGGCGAAGTTTTAAAGAAACAAGGAATAGACGTTGGAGAACATGATTATATCGAACCAACTTTAGACACAGCAATCACAGAAGCTATGAAAATTGTATATATACCTGCACAGCAAATTGTCGTAAACCTAGAAGGCGATATGAGAACAGTTTGGACGATCGCTTCGACTGTTCAAGAGTTAATGGTCGAAATAGGCGTTGAAGTGAAGGAACATGATGTTATTGAACCTTCACTGAATGATGAATTAACAGCAAATACAAAGGTTAAATATGAGGAAGCTTTTCTTGTTACTTTAACAAGTGATGGAGAAGAACAAGAAGTCTGGACGACTTCGACAACGGTCGCTGATCTTTTAGAAAGAGAAGAGATTACTCTCGATGAATTAGACCGTGTTGAACCTGCAACTGATAAGGCTCTTAATAAAGAGGCGGAGGTTCAAGTGGTTCGTGTGGAAAAGGTCACCGATGTTGTTGAGGAAACCATTGATTATGCAACAGTAACCCGAAACGACTCTTCGTTAAATCGAGGTTCAGAAAAAGTTGTTCAAGGCGGACAAGAAGGTAAAGTTGAAAAGCATTATGAAGTTATTTTTGAAGATGGAGAAGAAGTATCTAGAGAACTTATAAAAGAAGAGGTCGTAAAAGAAAGTGAAGACCGAGTTGTTGCAGTCGGTACTCGAAACCCGACGCCTACTGTTTCTCGTGATAACTCATCATCTTCTTCAAGTGACGGAAGTTGGCAAACATTTAATGCAACTGCATATACAGCATATTGTAACGGGTGCTCTGGGATTACTGCCACAGGCATTAACTTAAGGGAAAACCCCAATGCAAATGTCATAGCAGTTGATCCGAATGTCATTCCGCTTGGAACGCGAGTAGAAGTGAAAGGGTACGGGACGTTCCTTGCTGCAGATACTGGTGGAGCGATCCGAGGAAATAAAATTGATATTTTTATGCCAAACCGTAGTGATGCCACTGCTTTTGGTAGGAGATCTGTCCAAATTAGAATAGTAGATTAG
- the rnmV gene encoding ribonuclease M5, with amino-acid sequence MKPYIKEMIVVEGKSDTNALQKTIDCDTIETNGSAVSNSVIQQVKLAKERRGVIVFTDPDFPGEKIRKTIDQAVPGCKHAFLPKEAAIDVRKKKVGVEHASNEDLYNALKEAKPSYTTEETTLITQSDLITAGLLAGKGSKQKRERLGVLLKIGYSNGKQLLKRLQQFRVTKKEFITALQQIEREQQHDE; translated from the coding sequence ATGAAGCCCTATATTAAAGAAATGATTGTCGTTGAAGGGAAGAGTGATACAAATGCCCTTCAAAAAACGATAGACTGTGACACAATTGAAACAAATGGCTCTGCTGTCAGTAATTCTGTTATTCAGCAAGTCAAATTAGCAAAAGAACGTCGTGGTGTGATTGTATTTACAGATCCCGATTTTCCTGGAGAGAAAATTCGTAAAACGATTGACCAAGCTGTACCTGGTTGTAAGCATGCATTTTTACCAAAAGAGGCAGCAATTGATGTACGGAAGAAGAAAGTTGGTGTGGAGCATGCTTCAAATGAAGATTTATATAACGCGCTTAAAGAAGCCAAACCTTCTTATACTACAGAAGAGACAACATTGATTACTCAAAGTGATTTAATAACGGCAGGTCTACTTGCAGGTAAAGGGTCAAAACAGAAAAGGGAAAGGTTAGGGGTTCTCTTAAAAATTGGCTATTCAAACGGAAAACAATTATTAAAACGATTACAGCAGTTCAGAGTAACAAAAAAAGAATTTATAACTGCTTTACAACAAATAGAAAGGGAGCAGCAACATGATGAATAA